One window of Robiginitalea biformata HTCC2501 genomic DNA carries:
- a CDS encoding methylated-DNA--[protein]-cysteine S-methyltransferase, whose amino-acid sequence MGEAVIHTPLGTVHIEGGPAGVRSIRIGDRRDVPETVPPSLEPVCRQLREYFDGERKRFELPMDPAGTDFQKTVWKALGDIPYGKTISYMDLAKKLGDPKAIRAVAAANGKNPLWVVVPCHRVVGSDGSMTGYAGGIHRKKWLLNHESQNPQQSLF is encoded by the coding sequence ATGGGAGAAGCGGTAATCCATACCCCCCTGGGGACGGTGCACATCGAAGGCGGGCCAGCCGGAGTCCGCTCCATCCGGATCGGGGACCGCAGAGACGTTCCCGAAACGGTGCCGCCCTCCCTGGAACCGGTTTGCAGGCAGTTGCGGGAATACTTTGACGGGGAGCGCAAGCGCTTTGAACTGCCGATGGACCCCGCGGGCACAGACTTCCAGAAAACGGTATGGAAAGCCCTGGGGGATATTCCCTACGGGAAGACCATTTCCTATATGGACCTGGCCAAAAAACTGGGCGATCCGAAGGCGATCCGGGCGGTGGCGGCGGCCAATGGCAAAAACCCGCTTTGGGTGGTGGTACCCTGCCATCGCGTGGTGGGCTCCGACGGGTCGATGACCGGTTACGCCGGGGGCATTCACCGGAAAAAATGGTTGTTGAACCACGAGAGCCAGAATCCGCAGCAAAGCCTGTTCTGA
- a CDS encoding CNNM domain-containing protein, with product MGLLLFYAFISIFFSFLCSILEAVLLSVTPTFINVKKKAGKSYALTLEALKKDVDKPLIAILTLNTVAHTVGAILVGVQAKVAYAERYGQETVEILGVAFTEDLMVGVVSTVMTILILVASEIIPKTIGATYWKQLANISSRILNGMVWILRITGLLWILQLFTRLIGKGKHQSVLSREDFTAMADVAHEEGVFEESESKVIKNLLQFEEILVKDIMTPRAVMLIAPEDQTVEEFFRNNPKLRFSRIPVYRERVDTISGFVLKDNVLEALINENGDKPLADLRRELLMTKRDTPIPQLFDTLIRKREHIALVVDEYGSVAGLVTMEDIIETLLGLEIMDESDNVEDLQLLARKKWEDRAKRSGIIE from the coding sequence ATGGGATTACTCCTTTTCTATGCCTTTATCTCCATATTTTTCTCATTTCTGTGCTCGATCCTGGAGGCGGTCCTGCTTTCGGTCACCCCGACATTTATCAATGTAAAGAAGAAAGCAGGCAAGAGCTACGCCCTGACCCTGGAAGCACTCAAGAAGGACGTCGACAAACCGCTGATCGCCATCCTGACGCTCAATACCGTGGCCCACACCGTAGGGGCCATCCTGGTGGGGGTACAGGCAAAAGTGGCCTATGCAGAGCGGTACGGGCAGGAAACCGTGGAAATCCTTGGGGTGGCCTTTACGGAAGACCTGATGGTGGGGGTGGTATCTACTGTGATGACCATCCTGATCCTCGTGGCTTCCGAGATCATCCCGAAAACCATCGGGGCCACTTACTGGAAACAACTGGCTAATATCTCCAGCCGCATCCTCAACGGGATGGTCTGGATCCTTCGGATTACCGGCCTGCTATGGATCCTGCAACTGTTTACCCGCCTCATTGGAAAGGGGAAGCACCAAAGCGTGCTGAGCCGGGAGGATTTTACGGCCATGGCCGACGTGGCCCATGAGGAGGGCGTATTTGAGGAATCGGAATCCAAGGTGATCAAAAACCTCCTGCAATTTGAGGAAATTCTGGTCAAGGATATTATGACCCCGCGGGCGGTGATGCTGATTGCCCCGGAAGACCAGACCGTGGAGGAGTTCTTCCGCAACAACCCGAAACTGCGGTTTTCACGCATACCGGTATATCGGGAGCGGGTAGACACCATTAGCGGGTTTGTATTGAAAGACAATGTCCTGGAGGCACTCATCAACGAAAACGGCGACAAACCCCTGGCCGACCTGCGGCGCGAACTGCTGATGACTAAACGGGACACGCCCATCCCGCAGCTTTTCGACACGCTGATCCGCAAACGGGAGCACATTGCCCTGGTGGTGGACGAATACGGCTCGGTGGCGGGACTGGTGACCATGGAAGACATCATCGAAACCCTGCTCGGGCTGGAAATCATGGACGAAAGCGACAACGTGGAAGACCTGCAACTCCTGGCGCGCAAGAAATGGGAAGACCGTGCCAAGCGCAGCGGCATCATTGAATAG
- a CDS encoding serine hydrolase domain-containing protein, producing MRKYSYILLFVLIGMAGMAHSQVPGSKSIPPGLPEGSLASLGVDSAALHHRVDSLVHLGIESEAFPGAQVLVAFQGKRIFHKAYGFHTYDSLWPTRESDVYDLASVTKIAAALPALMKLTGEGQLDLDAPFSDYWRPWKRRRDKRNLTLREILAHQAGLEPYIVFLSDVRSRQGLRRRFVRESPSAGFRREAYPNRYVRNRFVRKMYRKINRSQVSREKTYRYSGLAFLLFPQLVEDLTGEPFDAYLRKHIYDPLGLDHLGFLPARRQPGSVVVPTEADSIFRNDLTRGWVHDENAALMGGVSGNAGLFGTAADLAVLMECYSNYGKYRGVRILDSATVREFARVQFPDNDNRRGLGFDKPLPDNASLPLQEAYPAPLASPRSFGHSGFTGTFVWADPENQLVFIFLSNRVYPSREHRQLYELGLRKRLQQVFYEALISTP from the coding sequence ATGCGAAAATACAGTTATATACTTTTATTTGTACTGATTGGTATGGCTGGGATGGCCCATTCCCAGGTGCCGGGAAGTAAGTCCATCCCCCCCGGTTTGCCCGAAGGCTCCCTGGCGTCCCTGGGCGTGGATTCGGCGGCCCTCCACCACCGCGTGGATTCCCTGGTGCATCTGGGAATCGAATCCGAGGCGTTCCCCGGAGCCCAGGTGCTGGTGGCATTTCAGGGGAAGAGGATTTTCCACAAGGCCTACGGGTTTCATACGTATGACAGCCTCTGGCCCACCCGGGAGTCCGATGTGTACGACCTGGCTTCCGTGACGAAGATCGCAGCGGCCCTGCCCGCCCTGATGAAACTCACCGGGGAGGGCCAACTGGATCTGGATGCCCCATTCAGCGATTACTGGCGCCCGTGGAAGCGTCGGCGCGATAAGCGCAACCTCACCCTGCGGGAAATCCTGGCCCACCAGGCGGGGCTGGAACCGTATATCGTCTTCCTCTCCGATGTGCGTTCGCGCCAGGGGCTCCGACGCCGCTTTGTCCGCGAATCCCCTTCTGCCGGATTCCGGCGGGAAGCCTACCCGAATCGCTATGTCAGGAACCGGTTTGTGCGCAAAATGTATCGGAAAATCAACCGTTCCCAGGTGTCCAGGGAAAAAACCTATCGGTATTCCGGCCTGGCCTTCCTGTTGTTTCCCCAGTTGGTGGAAGACCTTACCGGGGAGCCCTTTGATGCATACCTCCGGAAACACATCTACGACCCGCTGGGTCTGGACCACCTCGGGTTCCTGCCTGCGCGCCGGCAGCCCGGATCGGTTGTGGTGCCTACGGAGGCCGACAGCATCTTTCGCAATGACCTCACCCGGGGCTGGGTCCACGATGAAAATGCCGCCCTGATGGGTGGGGTTTCCGGCAATGCCGGCTTGTTCGGGACGGCTGCGGACCTGGCCGTGCTCATGGAGTGTTATTCGAATTACGGGAAATACCGGGGCGTCCGCATACTGGATTCGGCCACTGTACGGGAATTCGCCCGGGTGCAGTTCCCCGATAATGACAATCGCCGGGGCCTGGGCTTCGACAAGCCCCTCCCGGACAATGCCTCCCTGCCGCTGCAGGAGGCCTATCCAGCCCCCCTGGCCAGCCCGCGGAGCTTCGGGCACAGCGGCTTTACAGGGACATTCGTCTGGGCCGATCCAGAAAACCAATTGGTATTTATTTTTCTTTCCAACCGGGTATACCCCAGCCGAGAGCACCGGCAGCTCTATGAGCTCGGCCTGCGAAAACGACTCCAGCAAGTCTTTTATGAGGCACTAATTTCAACGCCCTGA
- the hemB gene encoding porphobilinogen synthase — protein sequence MFPYRRNRRLRASESLRSLTRETSLSPDDFIVPLFIAEGKGLREEIPSMPGYFRISLDGLSGEVRALWSMGLKAVLLFVKVPDDLKDNRGAEALNPDGLMQRAIRTVKDACPEMVVLTDVALDPYSEYGHDGIVQDSRILNDATVEVLAAMSVSHAAAGADLVAPSDMMDGRVRSIREALDGSGYTDAGIMSYSAKYASAFYGPFRDALDSAPVSESGIPADKKTYQMDPANRQEALRETRMDVEEGADIVMVKPGLCYLDIVREIRNAVDIPVAVYQVSGEYAMVKAAAEKGWLEHDAVMLEQLLAIKRAGADLIASYFAREAVALLR from the coding sequence ATGTTTCCATACAGACGCAACCGGCGCCTGCGCGCTTCCGAATCCCTTCGGAGCCTGACCCGGGAGACTTCCCTGTCGCCCGACGATTTTATCGTGCCCCTGTTTATTGCCGAAGGGAAGGGCCTGCGGGAGGAAATCCCCTCCATGCCGGGATATTTTCGAATTAGCCTCGACGGATTGAGCGGGGAAGTGCGCGCGCTTTGGTCCATGGGCCTGAAGGCCGTCCTGCTGTTTGTCAAGGTCCCGGACGATTTAAAAGACAACCGGGGCGCAGAGGCCCTGAACCCCGACGGGCTGATGCAGCGGGCTATCCGCACCGTCAAGGATGCCTGCCCGGAGATGGTGGTACTTACCGATGTAGCCCTGGACCCCTATTCGGAATACGGCCATGACGGGATAGTGCAGGACAGTCGTATCCTGAACGATGCCACCGTGGAGGTGTTGGCCGCTATGTCCGTATCCCACGCGGCAGCCGGGGCCGACCTGGTGGCCCCGAGCGATATGATGGATGGCCGGGTTCGCAGCATCCGGGAAGCCCTGGACGGATCCGGGTACACGGACGCGGGTATTATGAGTTATAGCGCCAAATACGCGAGCGCATTTTACGGGCCTTTCCGGGATGCCCTGGATTCCGCTCCCGTTTCCGAATCCGGGATACCTGCGGATAAGAAAACCTACCAGATGGACCCCGCCAACCGGCAGGAAGCCCTGCGGGAGACCCGGATGGATGTGGAAGAGGGGGCAGACATCGTGATGGTGAAGCCCGGGCTGTGTTACCTGGATATTGTCCGGGAGATCCGCAACGCGGTAGATATTCCGGTGGCCGTTTACCAGGTTTCCGGGGAATACGCCATGGTGAAGGCGGCTGCCGAAAAGGGATGGTTGGAACACGATGCGGTGATGCTGGAGCAGTTGCTGGCGATTAAACGGGCCGGGGCAGACCTGATCGCTTCCTATTTTGCCCGGGAAGCCGTGGCCCTGCTGCGATAG
- a CDS encoding PhzF family phenazine biosynthesis protein → MKQQIFQVDAFAGELFRGNPAAVCILEEWLPDNLMQAIAAENNLSETAFAVPEGKGYEIRWFTPVTEVALCGHATLATAHVLFHEQPGEKHPLPTDADRLEFYSRERGTLTVTRRGDWLELDFPADPPAEAKLPVGMVEAMGAEPRECLRGTTDYLLVYEDQAAIEALNPDFGLLKQIKARGVIVTAPGDAVDFVSRFFAPQSGVDEDPVTGSAHTMLVPYWSGRLKKQHLEALQLSARGGQLRCESRGDRVGIAGRAVTYLAGRIRLPNLKNS, encoded by the coding sequence ATGAAACAGCAGATTTTTCAAGTAGACGCTTTTGCAGGCGAATTGTTCCGGGGCAACCCGGCGGCCGTCTGCATCCTGGAGGAATGGCTGCCGGACAACCTGATGCAGGCGATTGCAGCGGAGAACAACCTGTCGGAAACCGCCTTTGCCGTTCCTGAGGGGAAAGGGTATGAAATCCGGTGGTTTACCCCGGTTACGGAGGTGGCCCTCTGCGGACATGCCACCCTGGCCACGGCCCATGTACTCTTCCACGAACAACCCGGAGAAAAGCATCCCCTGCCGACGGATGCAGACCGCCTGGAGTTTTACAGCCGGGAGCGGGGGACGCTCACCGTCACCCGCCGCGGCGACTGGCTGGAGCTGGATTTCCCGGCCGACCCCCCGGCCGAGGCAAAGCTGCCGGTCGGGATGGTGGAGGCAATGGGGGCCGAACCCCGGGAATGCCTCCGCGGTACTACGGATTACCTGCTGGTGTACGAGGACCAGGCAGCTATTGAGGCTTTGAATCCGGATTTTGGCCTGCTGAAACAAATCAAAGCCCGGGGGGTGATTGTCACCGCCCCGGGGGATGCCGTGGACTTTGTGTCCCGGTTTTTTGCCCCCCAATCCGGCGTGGACGAAGACCCGGTAACCGGCTCGGCCCATACGATGCTGGTCCCTTACTGGTCCGGCCGGCTCAAAAAGCAACACCTGGAGGCCCTCCAATTATCGGCCCGGGGCGGGCAGCTGCGGTGTGAATCCCGGGGCGACCGAGTAGGGATCGCCGGCCGGGCCGTCACATACCTGGCGGGCCGGATCCGCCTACCCAACCTTAAAAACTCCTGA
- the hemF gene encoding oxygen-dependent coproporphyrinogen oxidase, translated as MKEEFYAYIEGLQDRITSALEAADGAARFRQDIWERPEGGGGRTRVIENGDVFEKGGVNISAVHGPLPESMQKYFGVAEADFFACGLSLVLHPKSPMVPTVHANWRYFEMYGPDGQVADSWFGGGQDLTPYYLFEEDARHFHRVCRLACDAHDPEFYPEYKEKCDRYFWNAHRGEARGVGGLFFDYLKPGPDRSASDWYAFVTGVGDSFLEAYLPIVQRRKSAAWGKAERHWQEIRRGRYVEFNLVHDKGTLFGLRTNGRIESILMSLPPVVRWAYDHHPEPGTPEAELLEVLKNPREWA; from the coding sequence GTGAAGGAAGAATTCTACGCATATATCGAAGGACTGCAGGACCGCATTACAAGCGCCCTGGAGGCAGCAGACGGTGCCGCCCGGTTTCGCCAGGATATCTGGGAGCGCCCGGAAGGCGGCGGCGGCCGCACACGGGTGATTGAAAACGGGGACGTGTTTGAAAAAGGGGGCGTCAACATCTCGGCGGTCCACGGGCCGTTGCCGGAGAGCATGCAAAAGTACTTTGGGGTGGCGGAGGCGGACTTCTTTGCCTGCGGCCTGAGCCTGGTACTCCACCCGAAAAGCCCGATGGTGCCCACCGTCCATGCCAATTGGCGGTACTTTGAGATGTACGGGCCGGACGGCCAAGTGGCCGACAGTTGGTTCGGCGGCGGACAGGACCTGACGCCCTATTACCTGTTTGAGGAGGATGCCCGCCATTTCCACAGGGTATGCCGGTTAGCCTGCGATGCCCACGACCCGGAATTTTACCCGGAATACAAGGAGAAGTGCGACCGGTATTTCTGGAATGCCCACCGGGGGGAGGCCCGCGGGGTGGGCGGCCTGTTTTTCGACTACCTGAAACCAGGCCCCGACCGGTCCGCTTCGGACTGGTACGCTTTTGTGACCGGGGTGGGGGATTCCTTCCTGGAGGCCTACCTCCCGATCGTACAGCGCAGGAAGTCGGCAGCCTGGGGGAAAGCAGAACGGCATTGGCAGGAAATCCGGCGCGGCCGCTATGTGGAATTCAACCTGGTCCACGACAAGGGGACGCTCTTTGGCCTCAGAACCAACGGGCGGATCGAGAGCATCCTGATGAGCCTGCCCCCGGTGGTTCGCTGGGCGTACGACCACCACCCGGAACCGGGCACCCCGGAAGCCGAACTTCTCGAGGTGCTTAAAAACCCGAGGGAGTGGGCCTGA
- the hemE gene encoding uroporphyrinogen decarboxylase, with the protein MTENRVQPANDLFLKALRGETVERPPVWMMRQAGRYLPEFMEIKKKYDFFTRCQTPELASEITVQPIRRYGMDAAILFSDILVVPQAMDIEVEMKPGIGPWLPNPVRSVADVEKAVVPDAEDALGYVMDAIRLTNEKLGGQVPLIGFAGSPWTIFCYCVQGQGSKSFDKAKAFCFSQPEAAHALLEKITQTTIDYLKAKVAAGVHAVQLFDSWGGMLSPADYQEFSWQYLQRIVDALKDLAPVIVFGKGCWFALETMAQSGASALGVDWTLTPQKARELSGGNITLQGNFDPARLLSPPDTIRRMVREMIRGFGKDKYIVNLGHGILPEVPVEHAGAFIDAVKTYREEG; encoded by the coding sequence ATGACGGAAAACAGGGTGCAACCGGCCAATGATTTATTCCTGAAAGCGCTCCGAGGGGAAACCGTGGAGCGGCCCCCCGTATGGATGATGCGGCAGGCGGGCCGGTACCTGCCCGAGTTTATGGAAATCAAGAAAAAGTACGATTTCTTTACCCGTTGCCAGACCCCGGAGCTCGCCTCCGAAATCACCGTGCAGCCCATCCGCCGATACGGGATGGATGCCGCCATCCTCTTCAGCGACATCCTGGTGGTACCCCAGGCCATGGACATCGAGGTGGAGATGAAGCCTGGCATCGGCCCCTGGTTGCCCAATCCGGTGCGTTCGGTAGCCGACGTGGAGAAGGCGGTGGTTCCGGATGCGGAAGACGCCCTGGGCTATGTCATGGACGCCATCCGCCTGACCAATGAAAAACTGGGGGGCCAGGTGCCGCTCATCGGTTTTGCCGGTTCGCCCTGGACGATTTTTTGCTACTGCGTACAGGGGCAGGGGAGTAAAAGCTTCGACAAGGCCAAGGCGTTTTGCTTTTCCCAGCCGGAAGCTGCCCACGCCCTGCTTGAAAAAATCACGCAGACCACTATCGATTACCTGAAGGCCAAGGTGGCCGCCGGGGTCCACGCCGTACAGCTGTTCGACTCCTGGGGCGGGATGCTCTCCCCGGCCGATTACCAGGAATTTTCCTGGCAATACCTGCAGCGCATTGTGGATGCCCTGAAAGATCTGGCCCCGGTCATTGTTTTCGGGAAAGGCTGCTGGTTTGCCCTGGAAACCATGGCGCAGAGCGGGGCTTCCGCCCTGGGCGTGGACTGGACGCTGACGCCGCAGAAGGCGCGGGAACTCTCCGGGGGCAATATCACGCTGCAGGGGAATTTTGACCCGGCCCGATTGTTGTCCCCGCCGGACACCATCCGGAGGATGGTCCGGGAAATGATCCGGGGCTTCGGCAAGGATAAATACATCGTCAACCTGGGCCACGGCATCCTCCCGGAAGTTCCCGTGGAGCACGCCGGGGCGTTTATCGATGCCGTGAAAACCTATCGGGAGGAAGGATAG
- a CDS encoding uroporphyrinogen-III synthase — MIRVLSTKKLTEAQRALLPETDFYLEDYDALEVTYLEANLHSDDEALFIFTSTHAIEACFPEGRLPDRMLNCCCVGRKTAARLEKMGHRILAVEDRAELLAERIINKYSSRSFIYFCSSRRLDTLPDRLLEAGVRLEERVVYQTGFNQRILDKQFDAILFFSPSGVESFLGSNQLHDATAICIGPTTAQAVKKHTDKFISAESPSAEAVLQAARQLLVNRHDG; from the coding sequence ATGATCCGAGTCCTTTCCACCAAAAAGCTAACGGAAGCCCAGCGGGCCCTGTTGCCGGAAACCGATTTTTACCTGGAGGATTACGACGCCCTGGAGGTCACGTACCTGGAGGCCAACCTGCACTCGGACGACGAGGCCCTCTTTATCTTTACCAGCACCCACGCCATTGAAGCCTGTTTCCCGGAAGGCCGGTTGCCGGACCGGATGCTCAATTGTTGCTGCGTGGGCCGTAAAACCGCGGCGCGCCTGGAGAAAATGGGCCACCGGATCCTGGCGGTGGAAGACCGGGCAGAACTCCTGGCGGAACGCATCATCAACAAATATTCCAGTCGGTCTTTTATTTATTTCTGCAGCAGCCGCCGATTGGACACCCTGCCCGACCGACTCCTGGAAGCCGGGGTAAGGCTGGAAGAACGGGTGGTATATCAAACGGGCTTCAACCAGCGAATTCTCGATAAGCAATTCGATGCCATCCTGTTTTTCAGCCCGAGCGGGGTGGAGAGTTTTCTGGGGTCCAACCAGTTGCACGACGCGACGGCCATTTGCATCGGCCCGACCACGGCACAGGCAGTAAAAAAACATACCGATAAGTTTATAAGCGCGGAATCCCCGAGTGCCGAAGCGGTGCTGCAGGCGGCCCGCCAACTCCTGGTAAACAGACATGACGGATAA